Proteins from one Psilocybe cubensis strain MGC-MH-2018 chromosome 11, whole genome shotgun sequence genomic window:
- a CDS encoding Cytochrome P450 monooxygenase (Cytochrome P450 monooxygenase AOL_s00215g282), translating into MAQTFGVPTLAIVGCVAWLVIKLIRIGQRDKTLPPGPPTVPLLGNIHLLPTKYSFVKFTEWAREYGGIISVRTMLA; encoded by the exons ATGGCGCAGACTTTCGGTGTACCGACCCTTGCCATTGTGGGGTGCGTGGCATGGCTAGTCATAAAGCTCATACGAATTGGCCAGCGAGATAAAACCTTGCCCCCGGGTCCACCAACAGTCCCATTACTAGGAAATATACACCTTCTACCGACAAAATACTCATTTGTGAA GTTTACAGAGTGGGCAAGAGAGTACGGAGGAATCATATCAGTACGGACTATGTTGGCCTAA
- a CDS encoding Cytochrome P450 monooxygenase (Cytochrome P450 monooxygenase ARMGADRAFT_1018417) → MAPQAVEEHLPIVEQETCQFLYDVLHNPKDFCLHASRFTLSTITYVAYGKRTPRHDSPDAKLFVEYIRQLTRTVSPEAAPVDLVPLLKYIPERWAPWKQLWRETRNLQRQLYFSLLEHTEDRVKSGKRTGSFIEAALDRQVELGLTRDMVA, encoded by the exons ATGGCACCGCAGGCGGTCGAGGAGCACCTGCCAATTGTGGAGCAAGAGACATGTCaatttctatatgatgtttTACACAATCCTAAG GATTTCTGCTTGCACGCATCTCGATTTACGCTTTCCACTATCACCTATGTCGCATATGGTAAAAGAACTCCTCGCCACGATTCTCCAGACGCAAAGCTATTCGTTGAATATATCCGTCAGCTTACCAGAACAGTATCACCTGAAGCTGCGCCTGTGGATCTAGTTCCGCTTCTAAAATATATTCCTGAACGATGGGCACCGTGGAAGCAGCTTTGGCGGGAGACTCGGAACCTTCAGCGACAACTGtatttctctcttcttgaACATACAGAGGATCGTGTCAAGAGCGGTAAACGTACAGGAAGCTTCATCGAGGCGGCTCTTGATCGTCAAGTCGAGCTAGGGCTTACTCGAGACATGGTCGC
- a CDS encoding Cytochrome P450 monooxygenase (Cytochrome P450 monooxygenase ARMGADRAFT_1018417): protein MKDTYTFATLFLAAVAWLTFKIARIGRRDGRLPPGPPTVPVLGNIHELPRKFAFLRFSEWGRKYGGIISIKLANATAIVVSDLKVVKELLDDRSSETSSRPYSYALEALSKGNFFVLASSESLVWRASRKSIQPFLAVQASDLHVPIVERESSALLHGILHNPGAISSHILRYTFSSIAYFAFGKRVLRHDSPELQSYQTYIRNFCKAVSPEAAPVDLIPILRYVPDFLAPWMKLWRETRSQQLSLYNSFLEHAERVKEGEGRNRSIIQATLEQRHELGLSRETVAYTGGVLLDAGTETLATTMLSLILCLMKSPAVLKKAQNEIDELIGSKRLPVANDIEELPYIQAIIKEVLRFRPSIPTGIPHAPLNDCHYGGYTIPKGSAIFINTWAIFHDPDLFERPDDFWPERYLLTPDGTKPGLNKDYNIRSSLSFGSGKRLCPGMNFARTSLNVAVMRLIWAFDFEPGDNSSRMDQSWSLEEHYFEGITLTPKEFSCRMTLRSADRAKAIEDSYILYENSNA from the exons ATGAAGGATACATACACATTTGCAACCCTTTTTCTGGCGGCGGTCGCATGGCTGACCTTCAAGATCGCGCGTATCGGACGGCGGGACGGAAGACTGCCACCTGGACCACCAACCGTTCCCGTGTTAGGCAATATTCACGAGCTTCCACGGAAATTCGCATTTCTGAG GTTCTCTGAGTGGGGAAGGAAGTATGGGGGTATAATATCC ATTAAGCTGGCAAACGCAACGGCTATTGTTGTGTCCGACCTGAAAGTGGTGAAGGAGCTCCTTGACGATCGCAGCAGTGAGACGTCATCAAGGCCATATTCCTATGCATTGGAGGCTCTTTCCAAAGGAAATTTCTTCGTGCTGGCGTCCTCAG AAAGTCTTGTATGGCGCGCGAGCCGCAAATCAATCCAGCCGTTTTTAGCTGTGCAAGCAAGCGACCTACATGTGCCGATTGTGGAACGCGAATCGTCGGCTCTATTGCATGGCATTCTGCACAATCCTGGC GCTATATCGTCCCATATCTTGCGttataccttttcatccatcgcCTACTTTGCCTTTGGAAAGCGAGTGTTACGACACGACTCTCCAGAACTTCAGAGCTACCAGACTTATATTCGAAACTTTTGCAAGGCAGTGTCCCCAGAGGCTGCGCCGGTGGATCTTATCCCGATACTCAGATATGTTCCTGACTTTTTGGCTCCGTGGATGAAACTTTGGCGGGAGACGCGATCGCAGCAACTGTCGCTGTACAACTCTTTTCTTGAGCATGCGGAGCGGGTTAAAGAAGGTGAAGGCAGAAACCGAAGCATTATTCAAGCAACCCTTGAACAGCGTCACGAGCTTGGTTTAAGTCGAGAGACGGTCGC ATACACTGGAGGTGTACTCTTAGATGCCGGAACGGAAACGTTAGCGACGACAATGTTGTCGCTGATCCTTTGCCTCATGAAGAGCCCTGCGGTGTTGAAGAAGGCACAGAACGAGATCGATGAGCTCATTGGAAGTAAGAGGCTTCCAGTTGCCAATGACATCGAAGAGCTACCGTATATCCAAGCTATAATCAAAGAG GTTTTGCGTTTCAGGCCTTCCATACCCACTGGTATTCCGCATGCCCCTCTTAATGATTGTCAT TACGGTGGCTACACTATTCCCAAAGGTTCTGCTATCTTCATTAATACAT GGGCAATATTCCACGATCCAG ACTTGTTTGAGCGTCCAGACGACTTCTGGCCGGAACGGTACCTCCTGACACCCGACGGTACAAAACCTGGCTTGAACAAAGATTACAACATCCGGTCGAGTTTATCATTTGGCAGTGGAAAG agattatgtccCGGGATGAACTTTGCGAGAACTAGCCTG AATGTCGCAGTTATGCGTCTCATCTGGGCGTTCGATTTTGAGCCCGGAGATAATTCGAGTAGAATGGACCAGTCGTGGTCTCTGGAGGAACATTACTTTGAG GGTATCACATTGACGCCTAAGGAGTTCTCTTGCAGGATGACTCTACGAAGCGCAGATAGGGCAAAGGCTATTGAGGATAGCTATATCTTATACGAGAATTCGAACGCTTAG
- a CDS encoding Cytochrome P450 monooxygenase (Cytochrome P450 monooxygenase ARMGADRAFT_1018417) — protein sequence MLSLMQLGIISVLGWLAFKVLSIGKREANLPPGPPTIPVLGNIHLLPRKFMFVKFSEWAKEYGGIFSLKIANSTMIVLSDMRAVKEILDDHSIETSSRPFFYALEAVTNGKFFLLASSDNESWKVGRKLTQLFMTSQAAHSHARIAEQESIQLLHDILESPLDICQHFTRYTFSAITSLTFGRREPNHDSPKIREFADYIRNFTNTISPEAAPVDLIPILKYIPERFAPWKRLWKVTQAQQQALYYSLLEYTESKVRGGNGSGSFVETLLEKQAELKLSRDMIAYIAGVLMDGGTESTATTLQSLILCLVKSPASYRKAQEEIDRVVGNGRLPVASDINNLPYIQAILKEIQRLRPAGPTGIPHAATKNLQYGEYIIPKGVPIMINVWGILNDPDLYERPDEFWPERYMIAPDGTKPDIEKEYSIRASLPFGSGKRLCPGIHFANMNLNMATMRFIWAFNLTAFDEQATSTDIWDFQEEYLGGVTFTPKPFQCKITPRSEERKQMIMASYEASLN from the exons ATGCTGTCCCTCATGCAACTCGGGATTATATCAGTGCTGGGGTGGTTGGCCTTCAAGGTCTTATCCATCGGAAAGCGTGAAGCTAATCTACCACCGGGCCCACCCACAATCCCCGTGCTAGGAAACATCCATCTACTCCCTCGTAAATTTATGTTTGTGAA GTTCTCGGAATGGGCCAAGGAATACGGCGGAATATTCTCT TTGAAGATTGCCAACAGCACAATGATTGTGCTCTCCGATATGAGAGCAGTGAAGGAAATTCTGGATGATCATAGCATTGAGACGTCGTCGCGTCCATTCTTCTACGCGTTGGAGGCTGTTACAAATGGAAAGTTTTTTCTACTGGCATCGTCTG ATAACGAATCATGGAAAGTTGGAAGAAAGCTTACACAGCTATTCATGACCTCACAGGCGGCGCACTCACATGCACGAATTGCGGAGCAAGAGTCCATCCAATTACTGCACGATATACTAGAAAGCCCATTg GATATATGCCAACACTTTACAAGATACACGTTCTCTGCCATCACCTCTCTAACGTTTGGAAGACGAGAGCCAAACCACGATTCCCCAAAAATCAGAGAGTTTGCGGATTATATTAGAAACTTTACTAACACTATATCTCCAGAAGCCGCCCCGGTAGATCTTATCCCAATTCTGAAGTATATTCCGGAGAGATTTGCGCCATGGAAGAGGCTCTGGAAGGTGACGCAGGCACAGCAGCAGGCGCTATATTACTCGCTCCTTGAATACACTGAAAGCAAAGTTCGGGGTGGAAATGGAAGCGGGAGTTTTGTTGAGACGTTACTGGAGAAACAGGCAGAGCTAAAACTTAGTCGTGACATGATTGC GTATATTGCAGGTGTTTTGATGGATGGTGGCACAGAATCAACGGCAACAACCTTACAATCATTAATCCTCTGCCTCGTGAAATCTCCTGCTTCTTACCGTAAGGCACAAGAAGAAATCGACAGGGTCGTAGGTAATGGGAGACTTCCTGTGGCAAGCGATATCAACAATCTACCGTACATACAAGCAATTCTGAAAGAG ATACAGCGTCTCAGACCCGCTGGCCCAACTGGCATTCCCCATGCCGCTACAAAGAATCTTCAG TACGGTGAATATATTATACCCAAAGGCGTTCCAATTATGATCAATGTTT GGGGAATACTTAACGATCCTG ACCTCTATGAGCGTCCAGATGAGTTTTGGCCCGAGCGTTATATGATTGCTCCGGACGGCACAAAACCAGACATAGAAAAAGAATATAGCATTCGCGCATCACTCCCATTTGGAAGTGGAAAG CGACTTTGCCCAGGAATCCATTTTGCTAACATGAACCTG AACATGGCGACAATGCGTTTTATATGGGCATTCAATCTAACCGCCTTTGATGAACAAGCCACATCAACGGATATTTGGGACTTTCAAGAAGaatatcttggt gGCGTGACCTTTACACCAAAACCATTTCAGTGTAAGATCACTCCTCGGAGCGAAGAAAGGAAACAGATGATTATGGCTTCTTATGAGGCATCTCTGAATTAG